A single window of Halobacterium jilantaiense DNA harbors:
- a CDS encoding NifU family protein, with protein sequence MSTESQDGSDLEERVNNFLRRNFPQIQMHGGTAAIQNIDRENGVVDLQLGGACSGCGISPMTIQAIKSRMTKEIPEIDTVHADTGMGGGSSGMSPSFPGEEDGEESGDDEGPQAPF encoded by the coding sequence ATGAGCACAGAGAGCCAGGACGGGAGCGACCTGGAGGAGCGCGTCAACAACTTCCTCCGTCGGAACTTCCCCCAGATTCAGATGCACGGCGGCACGGCCGCGATTCAGAACATCGACCGCGAGAACGGCGTCGTCGACCTCCAGCTCGGCGGTGCCTGCTCGGGGTGCGGTATCTCTCCGATGACGATTCAGGCCATTAAGTCCCGGATGACCAAGGAGATTCCCGAAATCGACACCGTTCACGCCGACACCGGCATGGGCGGCGGAAGCAGCGGTATGAGCCCGTCGTTCCCCGGCGAAGAAGACGGCGAGGAGTCCGGCGACGACGAAGGCCCGCAGGCCCCCTTCTAG
- a CDS encoding DUF5783 family protein — protein sequence MSELTAEEFEEQKYVDYFPKLETAYKRAFDDVNGKYDRDLVHAIDQMVLSESEPHYEDGEFTVDLPEDPLGRISGVDFDEEYGQEALDEHVERIRAHLRDQFEVGDAGDEKA from the coding sequence ATGAGCGAGCTGACGGCCGAAGAGTTCGAGGAGCAGAAGTACGTCGACTACTTCCCGAAGCTCGAAACCGCGTACAAGCGGGCGTTCGACGACGTGAACGGCAAGTACGACCGAGACCTCGTCCACGCAATCGACCAGATGGTGCTCTCCGAGAGCGAGCCTCACTACGAGGACGGCGAGTTCACGGTCGACCTCCCCGAGGACCCGCTGGGGCGAATCAGCGGCGTCGACTTCGACGAGGAGTACGGGCAGGAGGCGCTCGACGAACACGTCGAACGCATCCGCGCGCACCTCCGCGACCAGTTCGAGGTCGGTGACGCGGGGGACGAAAAGGCCTAA
- a CDS encoding DUF7130 family rubredoxin-like protein: MTDDPPALGLGATVYSDDGEPLGTVRGFDGDGFYVTTREGIESLSVEHERSGHEFGEVELMWRCAECGEMGALRDSFPEECPSCGTEKEDIYYWTED; encoded by the coding sequence ATGACCGACGACCCACCGGCACTCGGCCTCGGCGCGACCGTGTACAGCGACGACGGCGAACCGCTCGGTACCGTCCGCGGGTTCGACGGCGACGGTTTCTACGTCACTACTCGGGAGGGAATCGAGTCGCTGTCCGTCGAACACGAGCGCTCGGGCCACGAGTTCGGCGAAGTCGAACTCATGTGGCGTTGCGCGGAGTGCGGCGAAATGGGTGCGCTCCGGGACTCGTTCCCCGAGGAGTGCCCGAGCTGCGGGACAGAGAAAGAAGACATCTACTACTGGACGGAAGACTGA
- a CDS encoding uroporphyrinogen-III synthase codes for MNVAVFRPDDERLADAVALLEDLGAEPVPDPMLAVEPTGAAPRSDAAFVVVTSKTGVELAAAEGWTPGDATLVAIGPATADACREAGWTVDRVPEEYTSAGLVAELGDEVDGARVEVARSDHGSAVLTDGLNDAGAFVHETVLYELVRPAGAGDSADLAADGDLDAALFTSSLTVEHWLDAARDRGVEREARDALAEATVGVIGPPTAETAEAHGIDVDVVPDDAGFEELARAVLE; via the coding sequence GTGAACGTCGCCGTCTTCCGGCCGGACGACGAGCGCCTCGCGGACGCCGTCGCGCTCCTCGAAGACCTGGGCGCGGAGCCGGTGCCGGACCCGATGCTCGCCGTCGAGCCGACCGGCGCGGCTCCCCGCAGCGACGCCGCGTTCGTCGTCGTGACGAGCAAGACCGGCGTCGAACTCGCCGCGGCCGAGGGGTGGACGCCCGGGGACGCGACGCTGGTCGCCATCGGGCCGGCGACCGCGGACGCCTGCCGCGAGGCGGGCTGGACCGTCGACAGGGTGCCCGAGGAGTACACGAGCGCCGGCCTGGTCGCCGAACTCGGCGACGAGGTCGACGGCGCGCGCGTCGAGGTCGCGCGCTCGGACCACGGTTCCGCCGTGCTCACGGACGGTCTGAACGACGCGGGCGCGTTCGTCCACGAGACCGTCCTCTACGAACTCGTGCGGCCGGCGGGCGCGGGCGACTCCGCCGACCTCGCCGCCGACGGCGACCTCGACGCGGCGCTGTTCACCTCCTCGCTGACCGTCGAACACTGGCTCGACGCCGCCCGCGACCGCGGCGTCGAACGAGAGGCGCGGGACGCGCTCGCCGAGGCGACGGTCGGCGTCATCGGCCCGCCGACCGCCGAGACGGCCGAAGCCCACGGCATCGACGTGGACGTCGTCCCCGACGACGCGGGCTTCGAGGAGCTCGCGCGGGCCGTCCTGGAGTAG
- a CDS encoding DUF4442 domain-containing protein: protein MLPTLSDLRTELYRLGFSYYPSYWTTGARVVSLANDFSRIRVKLPHNWRTKNPMGVTFGGSIYGAVDPIYVVLLRHRLGDDFTVWDKAADVRFRKPGESTLYADVHLPNDEVAALRDLGPGESTDRVYDVELVDGDGECHAEVEKTVYVRRDD from the coding sequence GTGCTGCCGACGCTCTCCGACCTGCGAACCGAACTCTACCGGCTCGGGTTCTCCTACTACCCCTCGTACTGGACGACGGGCGCGCGGGTCGTCTCACTGGCGAACGACTTCTCGCGCATCCGCGTGAAACTCCCGCACAACTGGCGGACGAAGAACCCGATGGGCGTGACCTTCGGCGGCAGCATCTACGGTGCCGTCGACCCCATCTACGTGGTGTTGCTGCGCCACCGGCTCGGCGACGACTTCACCGTCTGGGACAAGGCCGCCGACGTGCGCTTCCGGAAGCCCGGCGAGTCGACGCTGTACGCCGACGTCCACCTGCCCAACGACGAGGTCGCCGCGCTCCGGGACCTCGGGCCCGGCGAGTCGACCGACCGCGTCTACGACGTGGAACTGGTCGACGGCGACGGCGAGTGCCACGCCGAAGTGGAGAAGACCGTGTACGTGCGTCGGGACGACTGA
- the cobA gene encoding uroporphyrinogen-III C-methyltransferase, with protein MPGTVYLVGSGPGDPELLTVKAKRLLEEGDVVLHDKLPGPDILESIPAEKREDVGKRAGGERTPQSETNARLVELAEAGNDVVRLKGGDPFVFGRGGEEMQYLSEHGVDFEVVPGITSAVAAPAAADIPVTHRDHTSSVSFVTGHEDPEKDESAVDWEALAETGGTIVVLMGVGKLPDYTQALRDADMDPETPVALIEKGTRPGQQVATGTLDTIVDARDEAGISPPAVTVIGGVAGLWSEDDETKGEDA; from the coding sequence ATGCCCGGCACCGTCTACCTCGTCGGCAGCGGGCCCGGCGACCCGGAGCTGTTGACGGTGAAGGCCAAGCGACTGCTGGAGGAGGGGGACGTGGTGCTCCACGACAAGCTCCCGGGCCCCGACATCCTGGAGTCCATCCCCGCCGAGAAGCGCGAGGACGTGGGGAAGCGCGCGGGCGGCGAGCGCACCCCGCAGTCGGAGACCAACGCCCGGCTGGTCGAACTCGCGGAGGCCGGCAACGACGTGGTGCGGCTGAAGGGCGGCGACCCGTTCGTCTTCGGGCGGGGCGGCGAGGAGATGCAGTACCTCTCCGAGCACGGCGTCGACTTCGAGGTCGTGCCGGGCATCACGTCTGCCGTCGCGGCACCCGCGGCCGCCGACATCCCCGTGACTCACCGCGACCACACCTCGTCGGTCTCGTTCGTCACGGGCCACGAGGACCCCGAGAAAGACGAGTCCGCGGTCGACTGGGAGGCCCTCGCCGAGACGGGCGGGACCATCGTCGTGCTGATGGGCGTCGGGAAGCTCCCCGACTACACGCAGGCGCTCCGCGACGCCGACATGGACCCGGAGACGCCCGTCGCGCTGATAGAGAAGGGGACGCGGCCCGGCCAGCAGGTCGCGACCGGTACCCTCGACACCATCGTCGACGCCCGGGACGAGGCGGGCATCTCGCCGCCCGCCGTCACCGTCATCGGCGGCGTCGCGGGGCTGTGGAGCGAGGATGACGAGACGAAGGGGGAGGACGCGTGA
- the polC gene encoding DNA polymerase II large subunit: MRPEDERYFASLEAGLDDAFDVAERAKRRGEDPEPEVEIPVAKDMADRVENILGIDGVAERVRDLEGEMSREEAALELVEDFVEGRVGDYETKAGKVEGAVRTAVALLTEGVVAAPIEGIDRVEVNANDDGSEYVAVYYAGPIRSAGGTAQALSVLVADYARSLLDIDEFAPRDDEVERYAEEVALYDSETGLQYSPKDKETKFITEHCPVMLDGEATGNEEVDGFRDLERIETNSPRGGMCLVLAEGIALKAPKIQRYTRNLDEVEWPWLQDLIDGTIGEDDSDDADEAEAADAASDDGDGEVEAVDDEPDGPPRVDASEKFLRDLIAGRPVFGHPSKEGGFRLRYGRARNHGNATAGVHPATMHLLDDFLATGTQIKTELPGKAAGVVPVDSIEGPTVKLANGDVRHIEDPAEALEVRNGVEEILDVGEYLVNYGEFVENNHELAPASYAPEWWVQDIEAAGADVQALRDSPYVDLENPDAEQAIEWATEYDAPLHPAYTYLWHDLDVEHFEVLADAVADADREGDELVLDRTEAVRESLEALLVTHHQDDDALRVDDWLPLARSLGVTESLEKAWDDLSADARDWPNALRAVNEVAPFEVQERAPTRIGNRMGRPEKSESRDLSPAVHTLFPIGEAGGSQRDVGDAARYAPDMADTPGEIPVRLGDRVCPDCGEHTYDARCPDCGEWTDPYYECEDCGVEAEPDESGRVECPRCERELDNVTTQVVDVGDEYRSALQAVGERENAFDQLKGVQGLMSAEKVPEPMEKGVLRAKHGVTAFKDGTVRYDMTDLPVTAVKPSELDVTADHFRELGYTEDVHGDPLEHDDQVVELRVQDVVLSDGAAEHMLKTADFVDDLLTQYYGLDAFYEVEERDDLVGELVFGMAPHTSAAVVGRVIGFTSASVGYAHPYFHAAKRRNCFHPETKVWFEDEDDQWYYERIEALVEDRLDPETAEEDVPRTESGAAHQKSSISEDDFGTLVQELDGDVLVPSVTEDGEETLQRVEAVSKHRAPDHLVEIETKSGRELTVTPDHSMRRWTGDSIERVEARELTASDAVPAPKQIPVEGETATFDLLAEFLDADAIPNDDLMVRGIGESGLKQLLDDATDADSYLKSVAERLDVSQSTVYNWVSRDSIPASVLLELFDRATAIDRTPDDVLLGVRRDTASVSRQFEVDETVGTMLGYYAAEGFTRREVGSFYQTTICTPDDAPRAEIIDVFDDVLNVEAFEENEWKVTVSSRLVATLFSDVLDAGSRAETKRVPNCVMSAPDPVVRAFLAAYFSGDGSASSDRVEIRAHTVSDDLQSDLVAALKRFGIATKVYREERTPKTGAVAEFYDDERSFETWVLKVTSQNAVRFDARVGFHLDRKSETLSNALDRIDTRSQRLLGDGGDVWVDEVVSVETVQSGVEHTYSLTVEETNTLVANDLFTGQCDGDEDCVMLLMDGLVNFSKSFLPDKRGGRMDAPLVMSSRIDPSEIDDEAHNVDIDREYPREFYEATRELADPEDVEDLVTIAEATLETDEEYTGFGHTHDTSNIHLGPELSAYKTLGSMMDKMDAQLELSRKLRAVDETDVAERVIEYHFLPDLIGNLRAFSRQETRCLDCGEKYRRMPLTGDCRECGGRVNLTVHQGSVNKYMDTAIQVAEDYDCREYTKQRLEIMDRRLSSIFENDKNKQSGIADFM, from the coding sequence ATGCGGCCGGAAGACGAACGCTACTTCGCGTCTCTGGAGGCGGGTCTCGACGACGCATTCGATGTCGCAGAGCGCGCCAAGCGGCGCGGCGAAGACCCCGAGCCCGAGGTCGAGATTCCGGTCGCGAAGGACATGGCCGACCGCGTCGAGAACATCCTCGGCATCGACGGGGTCGCCGAGCGCGTCCGCGACCTGGAGGGCGAGATGAGCCGCGAGGAGGCCGCGCTGGAACTCGTCGAGGACTTCGTCGAGGGCCGGGTCGGCGACTACGAGACGAAGGCCGGGAAAGTCGAGGGCGCGGTCCGGACGGCCGTCGCGCTGCTGACGGAGGGCGTGGTCGCGGCACCCATCGAGGGGATCGACCGCGTCGAGGTCAACGCCAACGACGACGGCAGCGAGTACGTCGCCGTCTACTACGCGGGTCCGATTCGGTCCGCTGGCGGGACCGCGCAGGCGCTCTCCGTGCTCGTCGCCGACTACGCTCGGTCCCTCCTCGACATCGACGAGTTCGCGCCCCGCGACGACGAGGTCGAGCGGTACGCCGAGGAGGTCGCGCTCTACGACTCCGAGACCGGCCTCCAGTACTCGCCGAAGGACAAGGAGACGAAGTTCATCACGGAGCACTGTCCGGTGATGCTGGACGGGGAGGCGACCGGCAACGAGGAAGTCGACGGCTTCCGAGACCTCGAGCGAATCGAGACCAACTCCCCGCGGGGCGGCATGTGTCTCGTGCTCGCGGAGGGCATCGCGCTGAAGGCACCGAAGATTCAGCGCTACACCCGGAACCTCGACGAGGTCGAGTGGCCGTGGCTTCAGGACCTCATCGACGGCACTATCGGAGAAGACGATAGCGACGACGCCGACGAGGCGGAGGCAGCAGACGCCGCGAGCGACGACGGTGACGGCGAAGTCGAGGCAGTCGACGACGAGCCCGACGGTCCGCCGCGCGTGGACGCCTCGGAGAAGTTCCTCCGCGACCTCATCGCCGGCCGTCCGGTGTTCGGCCACCCGTCGAAGGAGGGGGGGTTCCGGCTGCGGTACGGTCGCGCCCGGAACCACGGGAACGCGACGGCGGGCGTCCACCCGGCGACGATGCACCTGCTGGACGACTTCCTCGCGACCGGCACCCAGATCAAGACCGAACTCCCGGGGAAGGCGGCGGGGGTCGTCCCCGTCGACTCCATCGAGGGGCCGACCGTGAAGCTCGCGAACGGCGACGTTCGGCACATCGAGGACCCAGCTGAGGCTCTCGAAGTCAGGAACGGCGTCGAGGAGATTCTGGACGTCGGCGAGTACCTCGTGAACTACGGCGAGTTCGTCGAGAACAACCACGAACTCGCGCCCGCGTCCTACGCTCCCGAGTGGTGGGTGCAGGACATCGAGGCCGCCGGTGCAGACGTGCAGGCGCTCCGGGACTCGCCGTACGTCGACCTCGAGAACCCGGACGCCGAGCAGGCCATCGAGTGGGCGACCGAGTACGACGCCCCGCTGCACCCCGCGTACACGTACCTCTGGCACGACCTCGACGTCGAGCACTTCGAGGTGCTGGCCGACGCCGTCGCCGATGCCGACAGAGAGGGCGACGAACTCGTCCTCGACCGAACCGAGGCCGTCCGCGAATCACTGGAGGCCCTGCTCGTCACACACCACCAGGACGACGACGCCCTCCGGGTGGACGACTGGTTGCCGCTCGCGCGTTCGCTCGGCGTCACCGAGTCTCTCGAAAAAGCGTGGGACGACCTCTCCGCGGACGCCCGCGACTGGCCGAACGCGCTCCGCGCCGTCAACGAGGTCGCGCCGTTCGAGGTTCAGGAGCGCGCCCCCACCCGCATCGGCAATCGCATGGGCCGCCCCGAGAAGTCCGAGTCCCGCGACCTCTCGCCGGCCGTCCACACCCTTTTCCCCATCGGGGAGGCCGGCGGCAGTCAGCGCGACGTCGGCGACGCCGCCCGGTACGCGCCCGACATGGCCGACACCCCGGGCGAGATTCCCGTCCGGCTCGGGGACCGCGTCTGTCCGGACTGCGGCGAGCACACGTACGACGCCCGGTGCCCCGACTGCGGCGAGTGGACCGACCCCTACTACGAGTGCGAGGACTGCGGTGTCGAAGCCGAACCCGACGAGTCCGGGCGGGTCGAGTGTCCGCGCTGCGAGCGCGAACTGGACAACGTCACCACGCAGGTCGTCGACGTCGGCGACGAATACCGCAGCGCCCTTCAGGCCGTCGGCGAGCGCGAGAACGCCTTCGACCAGCTCAAGGGCGTTCAGGGACTGATGTCCGCGGAGAAAGTCCCCGAACCGATGGAGAAAGGCGTCCTCCGCGCCAAACACGGCGTCACCGCGTTCAAGGACGGTACCGTCCGCTACGACATGACCGACCTCCCGGTCACCGCGGTCAAACCGAGCGAACTCGACGTCACCGCCGACCACTTCCGAGAACTCGGCTACACCGAGGACGTCCACGGCGACCCCCTCGAACACGACGACCAGGTCGTCGAACTCCGCGTGCAGGACGTCGTGCTCTCGGACGGGGCGGCCGAACACATGCTCAAGACCGCTGACTTCGTCGACGACCTTCTCACCCAGTACTACGGCCTCGACGCCTTCTACGAAGTCGAGGAGCGCGACGACCTCGTCGGCGAACTCGTCTTCGGGATGGCACCCCACACTTCCGCCGCCGTCGTCGGCAGAGTCATCGGATTCACGTCGGCGTCCGTCGGGTACGCACACCCGTACTTTCACGCCGCGAAACGCCGGAACTGCTTCCATCCTGAGACGAAGGTCTGGTTCGAGGACGAGGATGACCAGTGGTACTACGAGCGCATTGAAGCACTGGTCGAGGACCGTCTCGACCCCGAGACGGCTGAGGAAGACGTTCCTCGGACAGAGTCCGGTGCAGCCCATCAGAAATCTTCGATTTCTGAGGACGACTTCGGGACGCTCGTGCAGGAACTCGACGGCGACGTGCTCGTCCCCTCGGTGACCGAGGACGGTGAAGAGACGCTCCAGCGTGTCGAAGCCGTCTCGAAACACCGCGCTCCGGACCACCTCGTCGAAATCGAAACGAAGAGCGGACGGGAACTGACGGTGACACCCGACCACTCCATGCGGCGGTGGACCGGTGACAGTATCGAGCGCGTCGAAGCCCGGGAACTGACGGCGAGTGACGCCGTCCCTGCACCGAAGCAGATTCCCGTCGAGGGCGAGACGGCGACGTTCGACCTGCTCGCCGAGTTCCTCGATGCAGACGCGATTCCGAACGACGACCTGATGGTCCGCGGAATCGGCGAATCCGGACTCAAGCAGCTACTCGACGACGCGACGGACGCGGACAGCTACCTGAAGTCAGTCGCCGAGCGGCTCGACGTGAGTCAGTCGACGGTGTACAACTGGGTGTCCCGCGACAGCATCCCCGCGAGTGTCCTGCTCGAACTGTTCGACCGCGCGACGGCCATCGACCGTACTCCGGACGACGTGCTGCTCGGTGTTCGCCGCGACACCGCCTCGGTTTCCCGCCAATTCGAGGTCGACGAAACTGTCGGCACGATGCTCGGATACTACGCCGCTGAGGGGTTCACTCGGCGGGAAGTCGGGTCGTTCTACCAGACGACCATCTGCACGCCGGACGACGCACCCCGCGCCGAGATTATCGACGTCTTCGACGACGTACTGAACGTCGAGGCGTTCGAGGAGAACGAGTGGAAAGTCACGGTCTCCAGCCGACTCGTCGCGACACTGTTCTCGGACGTCCTCGACGCTGGCAGTCGCGCGGAGACGAAGCGAGTCCCCAACTGTGTCATGTCCGCGCCAGACCCCGTCGTGCGAGCGTTCCTCGCCGCGTACTTCTCCGGGGACGGCAGCGCATCGAGCGACCGCGTCGAAATCCGCGCTCATACGGTGAGCGACGACCTGCAGTCCGACCTCGTTGCGGCGCTCAAACGATTCGGAATTGCGACGAAGGTCTACCGCGAGGAACGCACCCCGAAGACGGGCGCTGTCGCCGAATTCTACGACGACGAGCGGTCGTTCGAAACGTGGGTTCTCAAGGTCACGTCGCAGAACGCCGTTCGGTTCGACGCCCGTGTCGGCTTCCATCTCGACAGGAAATCCGAGACCCTCTCGAACGCGCTGGATAGAATCGACACGCGCTCCCAGCGCCTCCTCGGCGACGGCGGTGACGTGTGGGTCGACGAAGTCGTGTCCGTCGAGACTGTCCAGTCCGGCGTCGAGCACACGTACTCCCTGACCGTCGAGGAGACCAACACGCTCGTCGCGAACGACCTGTTCACTGGCCAGTGCGACGGGGACGAGGACTGCGTGATGCTCCTGATGGACGGCCTCGTGAACTTCTCGAAGTCGTTCCTGCCGGACAAGCGCGGCGGTCGGATGGACGCGCCGCTGGTGATGTCCTCGCGCATCGACCCGAGCGAGATCGACGACGAGGCGCACAACGTGGACATCGACCGCGAATACCCGCGCGAGTTCTACGAGGCGACCCGAGAACTGGCGGACCCCGAGGACGTCGAGGACCTCGTGACCATCGCCGAGGCCACGCTGGAGACCGACGAGGAGTACACTGGATTCGGGCACACGCACGACACATCGAACATCCACCTCGGACCGGAGCTGTCAGCGTACAAGACGCTCGGGTCGATGATGGACAAGATGGACGCCCAACTGGAGCTCTCCCGGAAGCTCCGGGCGGTAGACGAGACGGACGTCGCCGAGCGCGTCATCGAGTACCACTTCCTCCCGGACCTCATCGGGAACCTCCGGGCGTTCAGCCGGCAGGAGACGCGGTGTCTGGACTGCGGGGAGAAGTACCGCCGGATGCCGCTCACCGGGGACTGCCGGGAGTGTGGCGGCCGCGTGAACCTCACTGTCCACCAGGGTTCGGTGAACAAGTACATGGACACCGCCATCCAGGTCGCGGAGGACTACGACTGCCGGGAGTACACGAAACAGCGCCTCGAAATCATGGACCGCCGGCTGTCCTCTATCTTCGAGAACGACAAGAACAAACAGTCAGGGATTGCGGATTTCATGTAG
- a CDS encoding single-stranded-DNA-specific exonuclease RecJ, whose protein sequence is MDGPVPELDERAAACADAIESADSVLLASHIDADGLTSAGVASTALERTSVPHDVVFSKQLDDEEIAGIAAHDHDTVLFTDFGSGQLDIIAEHEEEGDFTPVIADHHQPADADTEYHLNPLLEGVDGGKELSGAGASYVLARALLGEDATDLAALAVVGAVGDRQTVDGELVGANTRIAAEGVEAGVLDTAKDLALYGTQTRPLPKLLEYASEVYVPGITNDEQGAIRFLDGLDVDLHDGGDWRTWADLSHEERQTVVSALVKRAVRNGVAGDEVTKLVGTTYTLTEEAPGTELRDASEFSTLLNATARYERADVGLAVCLGERGEPLDAARELLREHRRNLSEGLGWVEREGVTVEDELQWFHAEDRIRETIVGIVAGMALGSDATRSDRPIVAFGKKSGDDDGGEPEVKVSARATGSLVDDGVDLSAVLRDASQAVGGDGGGHEVAAGATVPAGEEGAFLDAASDILAEQRNDG, encoded by the coding sequence ATGGACGGCCCCGTTCCGGAACTCGACGAGCGCGCGGCGGCCTGTGCGGACGCCATCGAATCTGCCGACAGCGTCCTGCTCGCCTCCCACATCGACGCCGACGGCCTGACGAGCGCGGGCGTCGCGTCGACCGCGCTGGAACGCACCAGCGTCCCCCACGACGTGGTGTTCTCGAAGCAGCTCGACGACGAGGAAATCGCGGGCATCGCGGCCCACGACCACGACACCGTGCTGTTCACGGACTTCGGGAGCGGTCAGCTCGACATAATCGCCGAGCACGAGGAAGAGGGCGACTTCACGCCCGTCATCGCCGACCACCACCAGCCCGCCGACGCCGACACCGAGTACCACCTGAATCCCCTGCTGGAGGGCGTCGACGGCGGGAAGGAACTTTCGGGTGCGGGCGCGAGCTACGTGCTCGCTCGGGCGCTGCTCGGCGAAGACGCCACTGACCTCGCGGCGCTCGCGGTCGTCGGCGCGGTCGGCGACCGCCAGACCGTCGACGGAGAACTCGTCGGCGCGAACACCCGAATAGCCGCTGAGGGCGTCGAGGCCGGCGTGCTGGACACCGCGAAGGACCTCGCGCTGTACGGCACCCAGACCCGCCCGCTCCCGAAGCTCCTGGAGTACGCCAGCGAGGTGTACGTCCCCGGCATCACGAACGACGAGCAGGGCGCGATTCGGTTCCTCGACGGCCTCGACGTGGACCTCCACGACGGCGGCGACTGGCGGACGTGGGCGGACCTCTCCCACGAGGAACGCCAGACGGTCGTCAGCGCGCTCGTCAAACGCGCGGTGCGGAACGGCGTCGCCGGCGACGAGGTGACGAAGCTCGTCGGCACGACGTACACGCTCACCGAGGAAGCACCGGGCACCGAACTGCGGGACGCCAGCGAGTTCTCCACGCTGCTAAACGCCACGGCGCGCTACGAGCGCGCGGACGTGGGGCTCGCGGTCTGCCTCGGCGAGCGCGGCGAGCCCCTGGACGCCGCCAGAGAGCTCCTGCGCGAGCACCGCCGGAACCTCTCGGAGGGGCTCGGCTGGGTGGAACGCGAGGGCGTCACCGTCGAGGACGAACTCCAGTGGTTCCACGCCGAGGACCGCATCCGGGAGACCATCGTCGGCATCGTCGCCGGGATGGCCCTCGGGTCGGACGCCACGCGGAGTGACCGCCCCATCGTCGCGTTCGGAAAGAAGAGCGGAGACGACGACGGCGGCGAGCCCGAAGTGAAGGTGTCGGCGCGCGCGACCGGCAGCCTCGTCGACGACGGCGTCGACCTCTCGGCCGTGCTGCGGGACGCCTCGCAGGCAGTCGGCGGCGACGGCGGCGGCCACGAGGTCGCTGCGGGCGCGACCGTCCCGGCCGGCGAAGAAGGCGCGTTCCTCGATGCCGCCAGCGACATCCTCGCGGAACAACGCAACGACGGTTGA
- a CDS encoding dipeptidase codes for MTELPAVLDGHNDSLLALRRASADPSVFRDGHAGGDLDLPRAREGGLAAGLFAIFVPSEDRFGPERARSDTADGYRIERPPPLSPAAARRVTDDLIGVFDAITGFDGVRKCTTVDDLRACVDGDELGAVLHFEGSEAIAPDLSNFEAYYDRGLRSLGPAWSRPTQFADGVPFRYPSGPDCADGLTDAGRRLVERCDDRGVLVDCAHLASEGFWDVHEVSTNPLVVSHAAAHGVCPLSRNLTDDQLDAVADTGGVVGLTFAANALRPDGENDPEVPLSVVVEHVDYLVDRMGVDHVALGSDFDGATVVDSIGDAAGLPTLFTALRDAGYSQRDLRKLAHENWLRVLDAVWAS; via the coding sequence GTGACTGAACTGCCGGCCGTCCTCGACGGCCACAACGACAGCCTGCTCGCGCTCCGACGGGCGAGCGCCGACCCGTCGGTGTTCCGGGACGGCCACGCAGGGGGCGACCTCGACCTGCCGCGGGCCCGCGAGGGCGGTCTCGCAGCCGGTCTGTTTGCGATCTTCGTCCCCTCCGAGGACCGCTTCGGCCCGGAGCGCGCTCGCAGCGACACGGCCGACGGCTACCGCATCGAGCGCCCGCCCCCGCTGTCCCCGGCAGCGGCCCGCCGCGTCACCGACGACCTGATCGGGGTGTTCGACGCAATCACGGGATTCGACGGCGTCCGAAAGTGCACGACGGTCGACGACCTCCGGGCCTGCGTCGACGGCGACGAACTCGGTGCCGTCCTCCACTTCGAGGGCTCGGAGGCCATCGCGCCGGACCTCTCGAACTTCGAGGCGTACTACGACCGCGGACTGCGGTCGCTCGGCCCGGCGTGGTCGCGGCCGACGCAGTTCGCCGACGGCGTGCCGTTCCGGTACCCGAGCGGCCCGGACTGCGCGGACGGACTCACCGACGCGGGCCGCCGGCTGGTCGAGCGTTGTGACGACCGCGGCGTGCTCGTGGACTGCGCGCACCTCGCCAGCGAGGGGTTCTGGGATGTCCACGAGGTGTCGACGAACCCGCTGGTCGTCTCGCACGCGGCGGCTCACGGCGTCTGTCCGCTCTCCCGGAACCTCACCGACGACCAACTGGACGCTGTCGCCGACACGGGCGGCGTCGTCGGCCTGACGTTCGCCGCGAACGCACTCCGGCCGGACGGCGAGAACGACCCGGAGGTCCCGTTGTCGGTGGTCGTCGAACACGTCGACTACCTCGTCGACAGGATGGGCGTCGACCACGTCGCGCTCGGCTCCGACTTCGACGGCGCGACCGTCGTGGATTCCATCGGTGACGCCGCCGGACTCCCGACCCTGTTCACTGCGCTCCGGGATGCGGGCTACTCGCAGCGCGACCTGCGGAAGCTCGCCCACGAGAACTGGCTGCGCGTGCTCGACGCGGTCTGGGCGTCGTAG